A single region of the Accipiter gentilis chromosome 6, bAccGen1.1, whole genome shotgun sequence genome encodes:
- the LOC126039803 gene encoding uncharacterized protein LOC126039803 yields the protein MAAEDAGTAAGGGCVPAQGGEGGGAEAGLADAGRHAVTGKLFSPPAQPPPGKPPESQLTPGVLVNTDVGLLSEAGFCIPTLGNKPINDNNKTTTVSLRRNQLRHCWNCSGKRWGVSILVSPQSHSHPRWSPSPAVAVSLGQAVSRGPRGEDAAGWGSATALRPRVPGQDSPLLPQHQVPKRARPPRKSLPSEFSPAQSLACKRSASNVRALVTPPGRYRLPSGTPVKQSARCRRANVPGARSSLRSQDSKDLIQLLVHTCISLPAQQKPAKPLIFREKEDGAVPGAPATSQGGDPHPCRPFPPPEPCPGVLPAPNRSRGERCPPVSWGLLRGRALPRSHGDRTGQDWTRVLRCPDTQAQGDVPRAAPSVRNCQNLTLFFTCLFRVISYSVLKCRPRHFPIYFLAFYISPCFSSSQCSPSPVPHSPAPGGEYPQPVLPGRSASLQPAAGWMDGRRRDTLPILPPFFFFFLLFFFFFFFPSPHPNSRQWFVMLQFEDTRL from the exons ATGGCGGCCGAAGACGCTGGCACGGCGGCTGGTGGAGGCTGTGTGCCGGCGCAGGGGGGCGAGGGCGGTGGGGCGG AAGCAGGGCTGGCTGATGCTGGGAGGCACGCTGTCACCGGGAAGCTCTTCAGCCCTCCCGCTCAGCCACCACCTGGAAAACCCCCGGAGTCGCAGCTAACACCCGGT GTGTTGGTAAACACGGACGTTGGCCTGCTGTCGGAGGCAGGCTTCTGCATACCCACGCTCGGTAACAAACCTATTAATGACAATAACAAAACGACCACTGTAAGCTTAAGGCGGAACCAGCTCCGTCATTGCTGGAACTGCTCAGGAAAACGCTGGGGTGTTTCAATTCTTGTTAGCCCCCAGAGCCACAGCCACCCGCGGTGGTCCCCTTCCCCGGCGGTGGCCGTGTCCCTCGGGCAGGCTGTGTCTCGGGGTCCGCGTGGTGAGGATGCTGCCGGCTGGGGCAGCGCCACGGCTCTCCGACCCCGGGTCCCCGGCCAGGACTCGCCCCTGCTGCCGCAGCACCAGGTGCCAAAACGAGCCCGACCCCCTCGGAAATCTCTGCCCTCGGAGTTCAGCCCAGCGCAGAGCCTGGCGTGCAAACGCTCTGCCAGCAACGTGAGGGCTTTGGTTACCCCCCCAGGTCGTTACCGACTGCCTTCGGGTACGCCAGTCAAACAGAGCGCTCGCTGCCGGAGAGCAAACGTGCCAG gaGCTCGGTCTTCACTTCGCTCTCAGGACAGCAAAGACCTAATCCAGCTGCTAGTTCACACATGCATCTCTCTCCCTGCTCAACAGAAGCCGGCAAAACCCCTCATTTTTCGTGAGAAGGAAGATGGAGCCGTGCCCGGTGCCCCGGCAACCTCGCAGGGCGGTGACCCGCACCCCTGCCGTCCCTTCCCGCCGCCTGAGCCGTGTCCCGGGGTCCTGCCGGCCCCGAATCGCTCCCGGGGCGAACGCTGTCCCCCCgtgagctgggggctgctgcggggCCGAGCGCTGCCCCGCTCCCACGGGGACAGGACGGGACAGGATTGGACCCGTGTCCTGAGATGCCCCGACACGCAGGCGCAGGGCGACGTTCCACGGGCAGCGCCCAGCGTCAGAAACTGCCAGAACCTAACTCTGTTTTTCACATGCCTCTTCCGTGTCATTTCATATTCAGTGCTAAAATGTAGGCCTCGCCACTTCCCGATTTATTTTCTGGCATTTTACATTTCACCCTGTTTCAGTAGCTCGCAGTGCTCCCCTTCCCCGGTGCCTCACAGCCCTGCTCCTGGAGGGGAGTACCCACAGCCTGTTCTGCCAGGCAGATCGGCATCCCTCCAGCCTGCTGCCGGATGGATGGATGGCAGGAGAAGAGACACGCTTCCAatccttccccctttttttttttttttcctcctttttttttttttttttttttttccttctccccatcctAATTCCAGGCAATGGTTTGTAATGCTCCAGTTTGAAGATACCCGCTTGTGA